In Clupea harengus unplaced genomic scaffold, Ch_v2.0.2, whole genome shotgun sequence, the genomic stretch gaatagattaatgggccatgggccaatcagaacctcaggatgggtagattaatgggccaatcagaacctcgggataggtagattaatgggccatgggccaatcagaacctcaggatgaatagattaatgggccatgggccaatcagaacctcaggatgggtagattaatgggccatgggccaatcagaacctcaggatgggTAGATTAATGGGCCATGGGTCACTTCACTTGTGTTGGAACAATGGTTCCACCAAGACCACAAAGtacaaactgttttgtttttttcattggTTTATATTGCTCAATACATGGAAATGATTGTACTGTATTCAATGTTCTTTACATATCAGTTGCATATTTTTATAGTACATTTAATTTTTCTCttaatttcagtttattttactACAGTACATTGAGGAATTAAACTTCTGAAAATGTATccatgtgttgtgtctttatattGTGTTCATCATGTGAAGAGGTTGTTCTGGGGGGAAACCATAAGTGCCATCACTCATTGCAGAAACAGATTCTTACAGGAGAGTTTTGAGTTGATCTCACCAGAGTGTACTGGCtactctgtagtgtgtgtgtacttgatgGCTTTTGTGTGATGTCTGAAGACAACGTTTGGTTTAGATTAGGGCTGTCAAGCTAATAAATTACTTTCTTTGCGATTAATTGATCTAAATTAATTGCATATATCAATTTGCCATGAGCAGCCTTTAAAAATCTGTCAGATTTGCCTTTGAGGTGAAGAGACAACGTAAACAAGCCTGGGCAgagtgatgttcaccacacaataatggcaaacaacagagACTTCGGTggactttatttaatgaagagcACATTTTCCttattcctgattaacccaTCTGATAGTTTGTCTAAACCTAGCCAGCTGCTTAATGATTTAAAGACACAACTGCACATCCATCCAAACAGCCAGTTCTCAGGCCCACTGCAGATGAAGTTCTCTCATGAACACCATGTCACaccaagcactgtgttgatCTCTCAGGTATACCAGCTACACACTCTCCCATCAGACTCcactccacctcttctctcactctctctctccttctccctctgtccttcctctttctccttctccctgtccttcctcattctcattctctctctctctctctctctctctccttctctctctctctccctctctttcacacagtcacacagacacacataaacgtaCATTCAAATAATCTGACTGACTCCTCCTCAACAGTGTGGCAACATCTCTGCCACTCCTCCTTAGAATAAAACATATGACACAGAAACTGAACTCTCACACTGttatctccctgtgtgtgatcGTCGCTGTGAGAAATGGCGGAATCTTCGACCCAAAGACAGGATTCTTTCACTTGTTCAGTTTGTCTGGATCTAATGAAGGATCCAGTTACCGTTCCATGTGGACACACTTATTGTCTGGGCTGTATTAAAGGttgctgggatcaggaagatgGTAAAGGcatctacagctgcccccagtgcagacagacatttAGGCCAAGACCTGTTCTCAGTAGAAACATTCTGATTGCTGAAATGGTGGAGGAATTTAGGAAGACCAGAATCCAAACTGATGTTCCTGCTCACTGTtatgctggacctggagatgtggagtgtgacgtctgcactgggagaaaactcaaggctgtgaagtcctgtctggattGTCTGTTGTCTTACTGCGGAACTCACTTCAAAGCTCACAATGACCTGAATCCCGGAAGAAAACACTCAGTGATTGATGCCACAGGCCAGCTACAGGAGAGGATCTGCTCTCATcataagaaggtttttgaaatattttgtcgaaCCGATCAGAGTTGTATCTGCTATCTGTGCACGATGGACAAacataaaggccatgacacagtcactgctgcagcagaacggacagacaaacaggtcagtactggagctacatgtgtgtccaacatTTCTATGAGGGCTCTTATACgtactaaatgtgaatgtaatacTATAACTAAAAGAATACTATCTCGCCAGTCTTTAAGTCTGCCTGTTGCCGCAATGACTTTGCACATTAGAGAAAGGAGGAATCAGGAAATGATTATCAGGTGCAAGGTCCAGTGTTTAGAGTGTAAAAACAGTGAAACATTAACCTGTCGTTATCAAAGTGAACATATTTTTACCTCGTaaaataatgttctgttttgttctaAAGGTTGTGAGACAGCTATGCCGCAAGCGTTGTTGCTGTTTAATTTCAGTGCTCCTCTTAAACTTAGCTCATGGCTTCATCCTGAATTTCACATGAAGATGATAGCGACTGCTTCAATGTGTCATTAAATCTCTTGAAAAGACTTAAATGTACTTAAAGGTTTTTGCTTATAAATGTTCAgttgtcatgtgtgatgtttgaTCATCATTGTTGTAAACAATCCACCGATAATATGGTGAAaagagtctgttttttttttttttttttaacagaggcAGTTGGGGCCAACCCAGAGGAGATcccagcagagaatccaggagagagagaaggagctgcaggagctgaggaaggctgtggagactctcaaggtgagaactgaccacataagaCAACAGCTGGCTCAGCAATCGCTTGTTATAGTGTCATCACCGTtatgctgccatctctacatgacacagaccatcacagaaaGACATGGTTTGGCAGGATTTGCCCTTGGTCATTTGATCAAGAAGAGCCAGTCACACCAGAGTGAGTTTGCTCCTTTACTTacatctgtgtgtctcctgtccccctcctctttgtgtgtctcctaacagagctctgcacagacagcagtggaggacagtgagaggatctttactgagatgatccgctccattgagagaaggcaCTCTAgggtgaaagagctgatcagagatcaggagaaggctgaggtgagtcaggctgaaggactcctgaagcgactggagcaggagattgctgagctgaagaggagagatgctgagctggagcagctttcacacacagaggatcacatccatttcctcaaggtaagTGTTGATGATGGATTATTAGTGCACAGAATGTTTGAGGGCCCTGATTTATGTTGAATATATTCCTAGGTGGAAATTTTAATTCAATGTAGGTATTGTTGAATTTTCTTCTAGGATCTCTAAGTTTACAGAAAGAAGCTTGTTGTTCTTATAATAACACAGTCAACAGCACTTTGAACAGATAGCTTACCCCATGCAGTCACCGTGTGTAAAGACATTTTTTGTAGTTATCACTCAAAACATTTCAACATGAtgaagacattttcattctTCAGAAAACTGCTCAAAATCATTATGGCAATTGTTAGGACAGGTTAGGTCACATGGTAGGAAgaacactgactgacagacGGGGAttgagtgatgtcactacctgtggttaattgataaaagcacatctgccctgacatcatggctcacagtttgtttggaggCACTTGAGGTGCACAGGCGCCTGCCACTCTGCCTCTTTGGTCAGGCCACATGTAGGTCAAGGCAAACCAGTGGCATTTGGACAACCATTTGTGTTGAATTCATTTGGGATTCATAACATCAACCAAAAAACTTCAACTTAAGGAATCACCACATGGGCTAACCCCACtagcagttacacacacacacacacacacacacacacatacacacctacactctcatacacacacacacacacacacactcatccgcaCAAGGTAAGATCCCACTATCATGAATTTACATCATGTGCGGagagtgtgtacatatgtgaggCTTTGCTTTAGTTTACGTTGTGAGGAAGGACACAGCTAACATCAGACTAACCCCTAAACAACAAATCTTAGCTGCCAAGACTGTCCTTCGTAACACAATAATTTGGAAGCCACATCCAGatgctgcacacatacacacatcaaaggaCGATAACCAGGTTAGGCTTAGGCTGCACTCAGATACTCATAATGTTACATTTAGTTCACATCTCAAACATCAGAGGATAATATCTAACTTAAGAGTCCCGTGTGCACTGTAATGGTTGAAGCTGCACCCAGATACTCAATCTCTCAATCTCAAACAGTAGAGGATCATATCTAACTTACTGTAATATTTGTAGCTTTTAGttataaataacaaaaaagttTCCTGATCAACTGTATTTAAATGTACAACTTAGTTATACgtggatgctttattttgagaatgtagctattctctctcactctctatctctgtcatctcttattgttctctctctctttttctctctatctctgtgtgtctatttagactttccagtcagtcagtgagacacctgagtctaaagacttatcctgcatctctgtgaaccaaggcctctcttttgaggctgtgaagaaatctgtctcctcactaaAGACGCAGCTGGAGAATTTCTGCAAGGAGGAAGTCATGAAGATATCTGCATCAGGTAAATCACATTACTCACATATGTTTACATATAGTTGCTTACTATACTTTCCCTTTGGATTATACTGATAAGCTAAATGTGATGGTGAACGTCAGGAACCTGTATTTCTCaatgtcacatatttgtaacatatccTTTGTATGTCAGTGAAGCTGAGATACTCTGCAGGTGTCTCCATGTTTACTTGTCTTAAGAGGATCTTTAAGGTTGAAGAAGCTGGACACTCATAATGTCCCtcaacaacagaacacacatttactgccatcataaaaacagaaggTTGATGTAATGCTGACATTTCCACCACAGTGTTGTTTCtaatatgattctttctctctcaatagtgACTGAAGTCCAGGCTATTTTGCCTCCTGAACCtacaaccagagaggatttcctacaatgtgagtttgacacagaacacattttATACGGTTTACTTTATTCTAAATcacaagtcaagtttcagtaacaatcacatggtcctacatgtttaagcagttcaacaTTTCATTATGGCTGTTATAGTTCATGGGTCGAGGAAAACCATCTTTTCCAGACCATCATGCTTCCTATAACTGCTGATAAGGAGCAGTTccacgtgtttatgtgtgtttgagtctgagtgtgtatgcgtatgtgtgtgtgtctgtgtgtgtctgggtgggtatgcgtgtgtgtctggttttggtgtgtgtctgtatgtgtgtttgtgtctgggtgtgtgtgcctgagtgtgtgtctgggtgtgtgtttgtgagtgtgtgtctgggtgtgtacagtatgtgttagtgtcagggtgtgtatgtgtatgtgtctgtgtgtgtgtgtttaggtgtgtatgcgtgtgtgtc encodes the following:
- the LOC122130608 gene encoding tripartite motif-containing protein 16-like, with the protein product MAESSTQRQDSFTCSVCLDLMKDPVTVPCGHTYCLGCIKGCWDQEDGKGIYSCPQCRQTFRPRPVLSRNILIAEMVEEFRKTRIQTDVPAHCYAGPGDVECDVCTGRKLKAVKSCLDCLLSYCGTHFKAHNDLNPGRKHSVIDATGQLQERICSHHKKVFEIFCRTDQSCICYLCTMDKHKGHDTVTAAAERTDKQRQLGPTQRRSQQRIQEREKELQELRKAVETLKSSAQTAVEDSERIFTEMIRSIERRHSRVKELIRDQEKAEVSQAEGLLKRLEQEIAELKRRDAELEQLSHTEDHIHFLKTFQSVSETPESKDLSCISVNQGLSFEAVKKSVSSLKTQLENFCKEEVMKISASVTEVQAILPPEPTTREDFLQYSCHFTLDPNTAHRELHLSEGNRRVEWRRELQSYPDHPERFDGWQQVLCREGVSGRCYWEVEWSGQWGVNISVSYKSISRRGVGHECVFGFNDQSWSLDLSSVGSSFSHNNKHTKLPLVASSRIVVASSRIGVYVDHRAGTLAFYSISDTMTLLHRVQTTFTHTLHPGFRLCYSGSSVKLL